In the Drosophila takahashii strain IR98-3 E-12201 chromosome 3R, DtakHiC1v2, whole genome shotgun sequence genome, one interval contains:
- the ctrip gene encoding E3 ubiquitin-protein ligase TRIP12 isoform X2, which yields MAESVKSQSLSALTEGQHDDGGSTATSATLANNTSASNTVNSSNHSSHRRRNNHSSSSSSKGHNKNKKHNTPATSSGPAVSSSVDIVSTTSTTIATTTTRRSRSQGRHSSAAAHSSSKESQISKRTAAAFRSPSSPASNSIPIVSDQSLSPGSRKRQHHQHNSSSSSNHTRSSNQSAPGGDQLVEHCSPLKKRRLQQTLGTGVSGGAAGTGLAPAPTSIDQTPRQASGDCVAQRTRSKTISPEELPSTSSAAAARHHHQIRASASSTSFSSSNRNKRKVSGGGSGAVVEATPHRGAAAARAGRSGNLLNYYRKTRKASHTRSQKAEKPAVQAEETPATSRNGSAGSGSSSKSGVIGKYKKSLRYSHQNLQDTESAGAEGPGAETAAEEQQQQNGNLDADDQLPTLETALNQSEATVTHGQGQSEAEGQSEEQENDDDEEDEEEEEEEEEEVGFYEIVNSAGSSYEEDPQIVAEEDEITTEEDVDDEEDDDIEEDEDIEEEDLSDNEFAQQLIGELGGEEQQPHRASNTVKTTKNNTPAAAAAGNTTKATTTATTSSGYQQRAAPHGQGAGPGAGGGGPRATRSSNASNNVVDYSTMPHLTTATTTTPYALTQQQQQQQQPPQPPSQQQQQAHQQQQQQQPPQLLPTHQFAHLSSFVTPTAAAAAAAAAAHYPPASAAAAYYAQQQHHHQQQQHVQQQQPQQPHYYHSSVAVLHQPPPHHFTSTGAGPPPALYQQQAPPQLTRYTPSTATTAATFVPPQQQQVAYNPQQQQQHSSLRRSSRGKTGSCVSSAAAAQQQQHHQQQQQHSNAAAAVQQQLLPPPGTYQYQQVGGNTVVVAVRHQQQLQQQQQQQQQQQQQLALHQQQQQQHQQQQQRATLVQPGFLFSYRSNHPQQQQQQGQQIHQGPKVTHSSASDALTYSLMAQQPPSGPPHAGGQPITPGASTANLSIVAAALTAVGGGGTGGGGGSAGGAGGAAPGTGASAASGGTTSAVGATSSSNSSAGQPASNSSSNNVNATGSGSAPGGGGPTTTGTGSGSQHGSGSGGAAAADSESDDSEVGRLQALLEARGLPPHLFGALGPRMTHILHRTIGNSSSSKANQLLQGLQSHDESQQLQAAIEMCQMLVMGNEDTLAGFPIKQVVPALIQLLRMEHNFDIMNNACRALTYMLEALPRSSGTVVEAVPVFLEKLQVIQCMDVAEQSLTALEILSRRHNKAILQANGISACLTYLDFFSIAAQRAALAIAANCCLNMHPEEFHFVAENLPLLARLLSQQDKKCVESVCSAFCRLVESFQHDSPRLQQIASPDLLKNCQQLLLVTPAILNTGTFTAVVRMLSLMCGSCPDLAISLLRNDIAATLLYLLTGNAEPAAASATHVELIARSPSELYELTCLIGELMPRLPLDGIFAVDSLLDRPTLNTQDQVHWQWRDDRGSWHNYSTIDSRLIEAANQSSEDEISLSTFGRTYTVDFHAMQQINEDTGTTRPVQRRLNHNYVAPMSAGQDLTTTAAGSSGASTSAAAAAAASNNNNNPPGNSGNQVKRRPSLDARIACLKEERGLAADFIKHIFNVLYEVYSSSAGPNVRYKCLRALLRMVYYATPELLRQVLKYQLVSSHIAGMLGSNDLRIVVGALQMAEILMRQLPDVFGTHFRREGVIYQFTQLTDPNNPICANPSPKPLSTTATPTANAGGSQSAPASANSLQVNPFFMDSAPGSSSASTTPSSSKHQSYSVKSFSHAMNALTASAKGTPAVALDASGTSAPTGGYNYSSSAPSSSSTAGGAPAAFFVAQQGDPRQYVHFQQPAVPPPPPQLELLPTGVQQQGQQMPQVIYQPQQQQPAHLVVASTSSAAASASSSSSSSSSASALQHKMTDMLKRKAPPKRKSQSSGRAKSRQEDAAVAAAGSGAGGAPPASASSAMHELLSRATSLGSGTGGRSTPSSGSGSGSSKSRFNAGNSTNAGSTKSSFLASLNPARWGRQTAHHHHHHQQSQQQHHGLSKDAGNANAGGSGSGAGLAYTVTQHGANSGAGGLNAAAVAASISKSISHANLLAAANRERARQWVREQAVDFVKRYTEQEARRSKAAAESGTTQSGSSGVGCSSTGNTTLSTAGSTNVLERLSSILFKLNGSYHDCLDALLELKTILLESDISPFEVNHSGLIKAMLNYMTSETGLVERDARLRSFMHVFAGLPLEPLLQNVGQMPTIEPLAFGAFVAKLNGCVTQLEQFPVKVHDFPAGPGGRSNQSALRFFNTHQLKCNLQRHPQCSNLRQWKGGTVKIDPLAMVQAIERYLVVRGYGGIRADSDDDSEEDMDDNVAAVVMTQAGFKHKLQFTIGDHVLPYNMTVYQAVKQFSPLVSEQPETDNESETLLGNASIWVQQHTIYYRPVEEEVASGAATGAASSSSSCSSGVQKQQSTSSSASSYANASTSCSSSSGVASGGGSSSKKAHKSSSKFMRKKTELWHEGIAPGVISALKPFLSSSLPADVVTVQDSSLDALCMLRVIHALNRHWEHLYGCVVRQNIIPQAEFVHPKITAKANRQLQDPLVIMTGNLPQWLPQIGMACPFLFPFETRHLLFYATSFDRDRALQRLLDTTPDLNAAESSERVAPRLDRRKRAISRTEILKQAEHILQDFGHSKALLEIQYENEVGTGLGPTLEFYALVSAELQRTDLGLWNGSDSYKQNSVTIVDVVKANSTVLHIEDALEATTMDQAPPTAGGASLVSSTTTTTTTTAAAATAQQHPPTRSSSRTHLLRSVAGQQQLSQPVEHSSSSAGSNENALNMIIAQQFSDMNSADPAATDNPSSTTTTTSVVEQNTTTNHSSATTTTTTTTIMSYVHAVHGLFPLPLGKSSKLPQMTKAKAKFKFLGKFMAKAVMDSRMLDLPFSLPFYRWLVSEEHSIGLADLMRVAPEVQNTLVRLQDLVRQREYILTDPNIDAMEKTEKIEQLDLDGCPIADLGLDFVLPGHANIELCRGGRDTPVTVHNLHQYISLVTYWFLIEGVQKQFEALREGFDSVFPIQRLRMFYPEELECVFCGSASEQQQQRWETKMLQDSCRTDHGFHQESQAIQYLYEILASYNRDEQRAFLQFVTGSPRLPTGGFKALTPPLTIVRKTLDGNLNPNDYLPSVMTCVNYLKLPDYSSREVMRQKLKVAANEGSMSFHLS from the exons ATGGCCGAATCCGTTAAAAGTCAATCGCTCTCTGCATTGACGGAGGGGCAGCACGACGACGGTGgttcaacagcaacatcagcgacATTGGCTAATAATACCAGTGCGAGCAACACAGTAAACTCATCCAATCACTCGTCCCATCGGCGACGCAATAACCACtctagcagcagcagcagcaagggccacaacaagaacaagaaacACAACACACCGGCAACATCATCAGGCCCTGCTGTCAGCTCCTCCGTCGACATAGTATCCACCACCTCGACTACAATTGCAACCACCACAACCCGTCGATCCCGCAGTCAAGGTCGCCACTCCTCCGCAGCAgcccacagcagcagcaaggagTCGCAAATCTCTAAGCGCACGGCGGCAGCCTTTCGTTCCCCTTCATCGCCAGCATCAAACTCCATCCCGATCGTGAGCGATCAATCGCTTTCACCCGGCAGTCGTAAGCGCCAGCATCATCagcacaacagcagcagcagcagcaatcacACTCGCAGCAGCAACCAAT CAGCTCCTGGTGGAGATCAGTTGGTCGAGCATTGCTCGCCGCTCAAGAAACGCCGCTTGCAGCAGACTTTGGGAACAGGAGTCagcggaggagcagcaggaacTGGCTTAGCCCCAGCCCCAACAAGCATCGATCAGACTCCTCGTCAAGCATCCGGGGATTGTGTTGCGCAGCGCACTCGATCTAAGACCATTTCCCCAGAGGAGCTACCGAGTACAAGCAGCGCTGCGGCGGCGCGCCATCATCACCAGATTCGTGCCAGTGCCAGCTCCACCAGCTTCTCGTCCAGCAATCGGAACAAGCGCAAGGTCAGTGGAGGAGGATCGGGTGCTGTGGTCGAGGCCACTCCCCACCGAGGGGCAGCTGCTGCTCGCGCTGGACGCAGCGGCAATCTGCTGAACTACTACCGCAAAACGCGCAAGGCTAGCCACACGCGCTCTCAGAAGGCGGAAAAGCCGGCAGTGCAAGCGGAGGAGACGCCCGCCACCAGCCGGAACGGATCAGCGGGATCCGGATCCAGCAGCAAGTCAGGTGTGATTGGCAAGTACAAAAAGAGTCTGCGCTACTCGCACCAGAATCTGCAGGACACAGAGAGCGCAGGAGCAGAAGGACCTGGGGCTGAGACTGCAGCTgaggaacagcagcagcagaacggGAATCTGGACGCGGACGACCAGCTGCCGACCCTTGAGACGGCTCTGAATCAATCAGAGGCAACAGTAACCCACGGACAGGGTCAGTCGGAGGCGGAAGGCCAGTCCGAGGAGCAGGaaaacgacgacgacgaggaggacgaagaggaagaagaagaggaggaagaggaggtGGGCTTCTACGAGATTGTAAACTCTGCGGGCTCATCGTACGAGGAGGACCCCCAGATCGTTGCCGAGGAGGACGAGATCACAACGGAGGAGGACGTTGACGACGAGGAAGACGACGACATCGAGGAGGACGAAGACATCGAGGAGGAAGACCTCTCGGATAACGAATTCGCCCAGCAACTGATTGGTGAACTTGGTG GAGAGGAACAACAACCACATCGTGCCAGCAACACCGTTAAAACAACCAAAAACAACACaccagcggcggcagcagcaggaaaCACCACAAAGGCgacgacaacagcaacaacgtcGTCCGGCTATCAGCAACGTGCCGCCCCCCATGGACAGGGGGCGGGGCCAGGCGCTGGAGGGGGCGGGCCACGTGCCACGCGCAGCAGCAACGCCAGCAACAACGTTGTTGACTACAGCACAATGCCGCACCTTACAACGGCCACAACAACCACGCCATATGCCTtgacacagcagcagcagcagcaacaacaaccgccACAACCTCCgtcgcaacagcaacaacaagcacaccaacaacaacaacaacaacagccaccTCAATTGCTGCCCACACATCAGTTTGCACACTTGTCTTCCTTTGTGACAccaacagcagcggcagcagcagcagcagcggcggcccACTATCCCccagcttctgctgctgccgcttactatgcacagcagcaacaccatcatcagcaacagcaacacgtgcagcagcagcagccacagcagCCGCACTATTACCATAGTTCTGTGGCCGTGTTGCATCAACCTCCACCGCACCATTTTACCTCCACAGGGGCAGGACCGCCGCCAGCACTCTACCAGCAACAGGCACCGCCGCAGCTAACCCGCTACACACCGTCGACAGCAACTACAGCAGCCACGTTTGTGCctccgcagcagcaacaggttgCCTACAAtccccaacagcagcagcaacactccTCACTGCGACGCAGTTCACGTGGCAAGACGGGTTCTTGTGTGAGTTCGGCAGCAGcggcacagcagcagcaacaccaccagcagcaacagcaacatagcaacgctgctgctgctgtacaGCAGCAATTGCTGCCACCGCCTGGTACCTATCAATACCAACAGGTGGGTGGCAATACCGTTGTAGTTGCCGTGCGTCATCAGCAAcagttgcaacagcagcagcagcagcagcagcagcaacaacagcaattgGCCCTacatcagcaacaacaacagcaacatcagcagcaacaacagcgcgcCACGCTCGTGCAGCCAGGATTCTTGTTCAGCTATCGCAGCAATCatccccagcagcaacagcaacaggggCAACAAATACATCAGGGCCCCAAAGTGACGCATAGCAGTG CTTCGGATGCTTTAACATATAGTTTGATGGCACAACAACCGCCAAGTGGACCGCCGCATGCAGGTGGACAGCCAATAACGCCAG GTGCCAGTACAGCCAATCTCAGCATTGTAGCGGCCGCTCTGACTGCtgtcggaggaggaggaaccggcggaggaggaggatcagcAGGAGGAGCTGGGGGAGCAGCACCAGGCACTGGAGCATCGGCTGCATCCGGAGGAACCACCAGCGCCGTGGGCGCgacgagcagcagcaacagcagtgcCGGCCAACCagccagcaacagcagcagcaacaatgtgAATGCAACGGGATCAGGGTCGGCTCCTGGCGGAGGAGGACCCACAACCACCGGTACTGGCAGTGGTAGTCAGCATGGCAGCGGCTCAGGCGGAGCTGCAGCCGCCGATTCAGAGAGTGATGACAGCGAGGTTGGCCGCCTGCAGGCGCTGCTGGAGGCTCGCGGACTGCCTCCCCATTTATTCGGAGCCCTTGGCCCACGAATGACCCACATCCTTCACCGCACCAttggcaacagcagcagctccaaGGCCAATCAACTCTTGCAAGGACTGCAGTCGCACGACGAATCCCAGCAGCTACAGGCTGCCATCGAAATGTGCCAGATGCTGGTGATGGGCAATGAGGACACCCTCGCCGGCTTTCCCATCAAGCAGGTGGTGCCCGCTCTAATCCAACTTCTTCGCATGGAGCACAACTTTGACATCATGAACAATGCCTGCAGAGCATTGACATACATGCTGGAAGCTCTGCCACGATCCTCGGGCACCGTGGTAGAGGCGGTTCCAGTTTTTCTCGAGAAACTTCAGGTTATCCAGTGCATGGATGTGGCGGAACAAAGTTTAACCGCGCTGGAGATTCTCTCGAGGCGTCACAACAAAGCCATCCTGCAGGCAAATGGTATTTCGGCCTGCCTCACCTATTTGGACTTCTTTTCGATTGCCGCTCAGCGCGCAGCCTTGGCGATTGCAGCCAATTGCTGCCTTAACATGCATCCGGAAGAATTCCACTTCGTTGCGGAAAACTTGCCGTTGCTAGCTCGTCTGCTTTCGCAGCAGGATAAAAAGTGTGTGGAGAGCGTGTGCTCTGCCTTCTGTCGTCTGGTGGAGAGTTTCCAGCACGACAGCCCGCGTCTGCAGCAGATCGCCAGTCCGGATTTGTTGAAAAACTGCCAGCAACTGCTGCTGGTCACACCAGCCATCCTGAACACGGGAACCTTCACAGCCGTGGTTCGCATGCTGAGTTTGATGTGTGGCAGCTGTCCAGATTTGGCAATCTCTTTGCTTCGGAACGACATAGCGGCCACTCTGCTTTATTTGCTCACCGGAAATGCTGAGCCGGCTGCGGCCAGTGCCACCCATGTGGAGCTAATCGCACGCTCACCGTCCGAGCTGTACGAACTCACCTGCCTTATTGGCGAGTTGATGCCGCGCCTGCCCTTGGATGGGATCTTCGCTGTGGACTCACTGCTGGACAGACCCACGCTAAACACCCAGGATCAGGTGCACTGGCAGTGGCGCGATGATCGCGGCTCTTGGCACAATTATTCAACCATTGATTCGCGCCTGATTGAGGCCGCCAACCAAAGCAGCGAGGACGAGATCAGCCTGAGCACATTTGGACGCACCTACACTGTGGATTTTCATGCCATGCAGCAGATTAACGAGGACACCGGCACCACACGTCCCGTTCAGCGTCGACTCAACCATAACTACGTGGCCCCCATGTCAGCGGGACAGGACTTGACCACCACCGCGGCGGGGTCTTCGGGAGCTTCTacttctgctgctgcagcggccGCTGCctctaataacaataataatccACCGGGAAATAGTGGAAACCAAGTGAAGCGCCGCCCATCACTGGACGCTAGAATCGCATGCCTCAAG GAGGAGCGAGGTCTGGCTGCGGACTTTATCAAGCACATATTTAACGTGCTCTACGAGGTTTACAGCTCGTCGGCCGGACCGAATGTCCGCTACAAGTGCCTGCGCGCCCTTCTTCGGATGGTTTACTACGCCACGCCGGAGCTGCTGCGTCAGGTGCTCAAGTATCAGTTGGTATCCAGCCACATTGCTGGCATGCTGGGCAGCAACGATTTGCGTATCGTGGTGGGAGCATTGCAAATGGCTGAGATCCTGATGCGTCAACTGCCTGATGTTTTTGGCACTCACTTCCGTCGTGAGGGAGTGATCTACCAGTTCACTCAGCTGACGGATCCAAACAATCCCATCTGTGCTAATCCCTCGCCGAAGCCACTTAGCACAACCGCAACACCCACCGCCAATGCAGGCGGATCCCAATCAGCACCGGCCTCGGCCAACAGTCTGCAGGTTAATCCATTCTTCATGGATAGCGCCCCGGGCTCGTCCAGTGCTTCCACGactcccagcagcagcaagcaTCAATCGTACAGCGTGAAGAGCTTCTCGCATGCCATGAACGCCCTGACGGCCAGCGCGAAAGGAACTCCTGCCGTAGCGTTGGACGCATCAGGGACATCTGCTCCAACTGGTGGCTACAACTACAGCAGCTCGGCGCCCTCTTCATCCTCGACAGCTGGAGGAGCACCGGCTGCCTTCTTTGTGGCCCAGCAGGGGGATCCACGGCAGTACGTGCACTTTCAGCAGCCGGCAGTtccgccaccaccaccgcagTTGGAGCTGCTACCAACTGGAGTTCAGCAACAAGGGCAACAGATGCCCCAGGTGATCTaccagccgcagcagcagcagcccgcCCACTTGGTGGTGGCTTCCACGAGCAGCGCCGCTGCCTCAGCGTCCTCGTCTtcgtcctcctcgtcctcggcCTCGGCGCTGCAGCACAAAATGACGGACATGCTGAAGCGAAAAGCACCTCCCAAGCGGAAATCGCAAAGCAGTGGTAGGGCCAAGTCCAGGCAAGAAGATGCAGCGGTCGCAGCAGCTGGATCTGGAGCAGGCGGAGCCCCGCCCGCCTCAGCCAGCTCAGCTATGCACGAACTTCTCAGCCGTGCCACAA GTCTTGGCAGCGGCACCGGAGGCAGGAGTACGCCCAGTTCGGGCAGTGGTTCTGGAAGCTCCAAGTCTCGCTTTAATGCCGGAAACTCGACCAACGCCGGATCGACCAAGTCGTCGTTCCTGGCATCGCTCAATCCGGCTCGTTGGGGCCGTCAGACAgcccatcatcatcaccatcatcagcagtcccagcagcagcatcacggCCTTTCCAAAGATGCCGGCAACGCTAACGCCGGTGGATCCGGTTCTGGAGCTGGTTTGGCCTATACAGTGACCCAACATGGCGCCAATAGTGGGGCTGGTGGACTGAACGCAGCAGCCGTTGCGGCTAGTATCAGCAAGAGCATCTCCCACGCCAATCTCCTGGCGGCGGCCAACAGGGAGAGGGCACGTCAGTGGGTGCGAGAACAGGCTGTGGACTTTGTGAAGCGCTACACTGAGCAAGAGGCCAGGAGGAGTAAGGCTGCTGCAGAGAGTGGAACCACTCAGAGCGGAAGTAGCGGAGTGGGATGTTCTTCGACAGGGAATACTACACTGTCTACGGCGGGCAGCACTAACGTCTTGGAGCGTCTGTCCAGCATTCTGTTCAAGCTCAACGGAAGCTACCACGACTGCCTGGATGCTCTGCTCGAGCTGAAGACAATCCTTTTGGAGAGTGACATCTCTCCGTTTGAAGTGAATCATTCTGGCCTCATCAAGGCCATGCTCAACTATATGACTAGCGAGACGGGATTGGTGGAGCGCGATGCCCGCCTGCGCAGCTTCATGCATGTGTTTGCCGGTCTGCCATTGGAGCCTCTTCTTCAGAACGTCGGCCAGATGCCCACCATCGAGCCGCTGGCATTTGGCGCTTTTGTGGCCAAGTTGAACGGTTGCGTCACGCAGCTAGAACAGTTTCCCGTCAAGGTTCATGACTTTCCCGCTGGTCCTGGCGGCAGGTCCAATCAGAGTGCGCTTCGTTTCTTCAACACTCATCAGCTAAAg TGCAACTTGCAGCGTCATCCGCAGTGCAGTAATCTGCGTCAGTGGAAGGGAGGCACTGTAAAGATCGACCCGCTGGCCATGGTCCAGGCCATTGAGCGGTATCTAGTGGTGCGCGGCTACGGTGGTATCCGTGCCGACTCTGACGACGACAGTGAGGAAGATATGGACGATAATGTAGCAGCGGTGGTGATGACTCAGGCGGGCTTTAAGCACAAGCTGCAGTTCACGATCGGAGATCACGTGCTGCCCTACAACATGACCGTCTACCAGGCAGTCAAGCAGTTTTCGCCGCTAGTCAGTGAGCAGCCGGAGACCGACAACGAGTCGGAGACGCTTTTGGGAAATGCCAGCATATGGGTACAGCAGCACACCATTTATTACCGCCCCGTAGAGGAGGAAGTTGCTTCGGGAGCGGCCACGGGAGCAGCTTCGAGCAGTAGCTCCTGCAGCAGTGGCGTGCAAAAGCAGCAGAGCACTTCCAGTTCCGCTTCTAGCTATGCAAATGCTTCCACCTCGTGTTCATCCTCGTCCGGAGTGGCCAGCGGCGGTGGATCGTCCTCGAAGAAGGCTCACAAATCTAGCAGCAAGTTCATGCGCAAAAAGACTGAGTTGTGGCATGAAGGAATTGCTCCGGGAGTGATTTCAGCTCTAAAGCCATTCCTCAGCAGCTCGCTTCCGGCTGATGTGGTGACAGTGCAGGATTCATCGCTGGATGCACTGTGTATGCTGCGAGTTATCCACGCTCTTAATCGCCACTGGGAGCATTTGTACGGATGTGTGGTGCGCCAAAACATCATCCCCCAGGCAGAGTTTGTACACCCGAAGATCACGGCCAAGGCGAATCGGCAACTGCAGGATCCGCTTGTCATCATGACGGGCAATCTGCCGCAGTGGCTGCCCCAGATTGGCATGGCCTGTCCGTTCCTCTTCCCCTTCGAGACGCGCCACTTGCTATTCTACGCCACCAGCTTCGATCGGGATCGCGCTTTGCAGCGTCTGCTGGACACCACGCCCGATCTGAACGCAGCCGAGTCTTCAGAACGCGTGGCTCCTCGCCTCGATCGCCGCAAGCGTGCCATTTCCCGCACGGAGATACTCAAGCAGGCCGAGCACATCCTTCAGGACTTTGGGCACTCCAAGGCCTTGCTTGAGATTCAGTACGAGAATGAGGTTGGCACGGGTCTGGGACCTACACTGGAATTCTACGCACTGGTCTCTGCTGAGTTACAGCGTACGGATCTTGGGCTGTGGAATGGCAGCGATAGCTACAAGCAGAACTCTGTGACTATTGTGGATGTGGTCAAGGCCAACAGCACTGTGTTGCACATTGAGGATGCCCTCGAAGCAACCACCATGGACCAGGCCCCTCCGACAGCGGGAGGAGCATCGCTTGtaagcagcaccaccaccaccacaacaacaacagcagcagcagcaaccgcgCAGCAGCATCCACCCACTCGCTCCAGCAGTCGCACGCATCTCTTGCGCAGCGTTGCTGGTCAACAACAGCTGTCACAGCCGGTGGAGCACAGCTCATCGAGCGCCGGCAGCAATGAGAATGCTCTAAACATGATTATCGCACAGCAATTTAGTGATATGAACTCTGCTGATCCAGCAGCCACTGATAATCCCAGCAGTACCACAACCACAACCAGTGTGGTGGAGCAGAACACAACTACGAATCACTCCAGCGCCACCACCACTACTACAACCACAACTATTATGAGCTATGTGCATGCGGTGCACGGCTTGTTCCCTCTGCCTCTGGGTAAATCCTCGAAGCTTCCGCAGATGACCAAGGCCAAGGCCAAGTTTAAGTTCTTGGGCAAGTTTATGGCCAAGGCGGTTATGGACAGTCGCATG TTGGACTTGCCCTTCTCATTGCCATTCTATCGCTGGCTTGTCAGCGAAGAGCATTCGATTGGCCTCGCCGACCTGATGCGTGTGGCCCCAGAGGTACAAAACACTTTGGTCCGTCTGCAGGATCTGGTGCGCCAGCGGGAGTACATTCTGACCGACCCAAACATTGATGCCATGGAAAAGACAGAAAAG ATTGAACAGCTGGACTTGGATGGCTGCCCCATCGCAGACTTGGGCCTGGACTTTGTACTGCCCGGACATGCCAACATTGAGTTGTGCCGCGGCGGTCGTGATACACCAGTGACTGTCCACAACCTCCACCAGTATATCTCGCTGGTCACTTACTGGTTCCTCATCGAGGGTGTCCAGAAGCAGTTCGAGGCATTGCGTGAGG gtttcgATTCCGTCTTTCCCATCCAACGGCTCCGCATGTTCTATCCGGAGGAGCTGGAATGCGTCTTCTGTGGATCGGCCAgcgagcaacagcagcagcggtgGGAAACCAAGATGCTACAGGACAGCTGTCGCACAGATCACGGATTCCACCAGGAGTCGCAGGCTATTCAATATCTGTACGAGATCCTGGCCTCGTACAATCGCGACGAGCAGCGTGCTTTCCTGCAGTTCGTGACAGGTTCTCCCCGCCTGCCGACTGGCGGATTTAAGGCCCTCACGCCGCCATTGACTATCGTGCGCAAGACGCTGGATGGAAACCTAAACCCCAATGATTACCTACCATCTGTGATGACCTGTGTCAACTATCTAAAGTTGCCCGACTACTCCAGTCGCGAGGTGATGCGGCAGAAACTGAAAGTGGCCGCCAACGAGGGCAGTATGTCCTTCCACCTCTCGTAA